The Pseudoalteromonas rubra DNA segment CTTTGTTAGACCAGCAGACGAGTTATCAGGACGTGGTTGAAAGCCTGAACACAGTCAAAAATGAACATCCGTTAGAACTTATCCCCCAGGCGCACAGCGTCCGGCTCGGTGACCTCATCACCCGGCTAAGACCCATAGATCTGACCTTTTATATTTGGTTTATCAAACAGCAAAGGCAGCAACAGGGGAGCGTGCGGGCACCCGTTCGCAATCAGCCCGATCCAGAGTATGCCAATACATTTATTGCGCAATACCGAACCCTGGTTGACTGGCTCAGGGCAGATGAAGTGGAAGCTGAATTGAGAGCCAAAACGTTTTGTCACGACACTGGCTTTGGCATGGATGCCAACTTTTTTTCGGAGCGTAAATCGCGGATAAAGCGCAGCTTTTTATGTGGTTTTGGTAAACAAATTAGCGAGCAAATTGCCATCACACACTGTGCCAAACAAGGTCATCACCGGCTATACAAAGTGCCTCTGTCTTTATCACGCATTGTCACCCAGTCTTAGGAGTT contains these protein-coding regions:
- the csm6 gene encoding CRISPR-associated ring nuclease Csm6, which produces MKQLLLVVADTNIKLIAQTLSALRHRGQHIDTLKVITTLRGYHALHEAASDGALADQLQLGPVEFDLADIQVISDEHGQAMSEPTTAAQHDAMADFITRAIQSECTIASQQVHASLSGARKTLTFFMGYAMSLFARLGDTLSHILPGNTGDPAPALVTIPFVRMRDELPAALLDQQTSYQDVVESLNTVKNEHPLELIPQAHSVRLGDLITRLRPIDLTFYIWFIKQQRQQQGSVRAPVRNQPDPEYANTFIAQYRTLVDWLRADEVEAELRAKTFCHDTGFGMDANFFSERKSRIKRSFLCGFGKQISEQIAITHCAKQGHHRLYKVPLSLSRIVTQS